DNA sequence from the Hoylesella buccalis ATCC 35310 genome:
GTTATTGCTACTTACGGAGGTCCTCCAGGATGGTTTGTGGGGGGAGTTTATTTATTCTTAGATCTATTTGGCGCATTTGAAGGTAAACATTTTAGAACTTTATCCCCATATGCAAACAATCCTTATGTCCAATTGCGCGATAAGACATATGTAAAATCGCCCATGGTTTTACCACCAATAAAAAGAAAAATAATGCCAAGAATAATACCTGAATTCAGACAAGGCTATAAACGGTATTAATATGAATATTTGGAAATATATCTATATTAAATTCTATAAATGTCGTAGACATATAGTAGGTAAGACACTTGGCGAGGAATATACCGCAATGTTGTTTATCGCATCTTTAGACTGTTTGTGGTATTGGGGCACAATTACTTTTATTGATGGCTTTTTAGGTTATCCATTATTACCTATGCATAAGTATCTTTACGCATCTTTATTGATAGGAGGAGCTTTGATTATAGAAAAACTTCGCAAAATGACGATGTGCAAAGAAGGATTATTCGAGGAAATGATAAAGGAAGTTGAGGAAGAACCTCATGAAGTGGTGTGGAATGTCTTATCTATAATGTATATATTATGTACATTCGGATATATTATTTTAGCCATATTGTTATGGAGTAATAGACTCATTCCTACTTTAGCAATTTAATTGGTCTTTTACTTTCTTGATTACAAAAACTACATAAAGATTACTAATGTCATCATATTAATGTGCCCTAATATAGGGCTAATTTTTTCCGCATAGTTACGGTAAGATTATTCTTTTATCAGATGCTGCAATGAAGGATCATTTTTAATTCTTTCTATTTCCGAATCAACAAGCGTTAGTATCTCTTGTTTTATCTTACGATAGTTGGCTTCGATGGTCTCTTTGAGATTATCGGAGCCATCTTCGTTTATGAAGTTCGCTATCACAGGTATGGGCTGATAGGCTTTCATCTCGGCTGAGACCTTGCCACTATCCACCACAATCTCCGCATGGAAAATCTTTTGGTCAATACGTTCGTCAAAGTTATCGGAAACTGCACCTACAAACATACCTTGGGTGAGGTTGCTGATTTTTGATGCAGGGATAAGGCTGTCCATCTGTGTGGAAATGGAAGTAGACTTATCGCTTCGATTGATGGTCATGGACTGCCGTTGCTGAAGCACCTTGCCGAATCTTTCGGAAAGTGTCTTGGCAGTTTCCCCAACTACTTGCCCGGAGAACACATTACCCACCGTGTTCTGAATTACCTTACTCTCCTTGTCCCCATAGTCACGAGTAAGCTGTGAGAAGTCTTGAAAACCTAAACATACCGCCACCTTGTTACTTCGTGCAGTAGCAATAAGGTTATCCAACCCACGAAAGTAGATAGTCGGCAACTCGTCGATTATCACAGACGATTTGAGCTGCTTCTTCTTATTGATGAGCTTCACGATACGGCTATTATACAGACCAAGTGCTGCCGAATAGATATTCTGGCGGTCGGGATTGTTGCCGACCACGAGTACTTTCGGCTCATTGGGATTGTTGATGTCGAGTGAAAAGTCATCACCCGTCATCACCCAATAAAGGGCTGGTGAAATCATACGGGAAAGTGGTATCTTGGCACTGGCAATCTGCCCTTGCAGCTGGTCTTGTGCTCCGCCCTCCCAAGCGTCCATAAAGGGTGAAAGGTAATTGGCAAGTTCATCGTAGGAAGTGAGTATCGGGAATATCTGCGCATAGGGTCGGTTCAGGAACTCTATGGCGTGCGGAAAGGTGCAAAACTTCCCATTCTCATATATCTTCAGAAACCAGATAATAGCAGCGAGCAAAATAATCGGCGATTCCACAAAGAAATCACCCTGCTTCTGAATCCACGAGCGGTTGAGATTGAGCATAATCGTATAGGCACTCTCGTAAGCGTCCGATATATCTGTCATAAAGGCAGGATTGATAGGATTGCAGCGATGCGACTTTCTCGGATCATCGAAATTGATTACATAGAACTGCGGCTTTATCTTGTAGGCATCCAAGTGATTTAGCAGGTGATTATAAGCAATCTCGGAAAGGTCGGGAAATTTATAGTCGTAGATGTACATGGCAAAGCCTTTCTCTATCTGCTGCTTGATGTAATTGTTCACGATAGCGTAGGACTTACCAGAACCCGGTGTACCGAGCACCATTGAGGCACGGAACGGATTGACTACGTTAATCCAACCCTTGTTCCATTTCTTCTTATGGTAGAAGCGTGTAGGAAGGTTTACCGAGTATTCATTTTCCATCAATCGGGTTTCTTGCATGAAACTCTCGTTCTCTGTATTGAAAACATCGTCCATCAGGTTATTTTTGAGTAGTCGGCTCATCCATACACCTCCCATCAGCAGGAAGATATAGCCAATGGAGAGCGTGAAGATATAGAGCGAAGCCGCTCCAATTTTTCCTATGGGCAATGCCAACAGCCACCAGTTGAGAAAGAAAAAGACAAAGCCGGAGAAAAGCACCGTCCAAATCTTTGGCCATGTGATTTTCTCTTCTTTCACGCCCTTTGTCCCAAGGCAGGACAAGGCAAGAAATACCACGCAAAAAAGTTTTGTCCATAAGATAGACGAAAACAATCCTGTCGTGCGCTGAAAATTCATGAGTATCTTGTTGATGATACCGAGCGTGAAGTGCCACTCTTGAAAAGCCTCGTAACAGAACCAATAACAGTTAATCAGGAGGAATATCACGGATATGCCCCGCATAAAGTCCATGACTTTACCCAATGCCCTTAAATCATCTTCTTGTGCCATAATCGTATTGTTTTTGGAGCCTCCCCCAACCCCTCCTAAGGAGGGGAGTTGGAAATGCTCGTGTATTTAATGTTTTCTTCGTCTAAGTTTTACCTTACTTTGTCTGCGGAGTTTGCGCTGCCATGCCGCCTCCTTCCAATCATCGTTGCCCGTAGGTGTGAACGAACCATCCGCCATATCCTCGATGAGTTCATCAACAAGGTTGTCGCCGTCTTCTGTATTTGGGTGCAAAGATTCATTTGTAGATGTCTGCTCCAAGTGTTCTGAAGGACTGCCATACAACGCTACATCCAAGAATGGATTGTGTGTTGGATTGGATAGATACGCATTGAATACATTAGCAGCATATCCCTTGCCCAATCGGGAGCCGTTAAGCGCAATTCCCTCTTTATCGTCAATAAAGGTAATGCCATAGATACGACCGCTTTCGTTCTTTCGGATAACCACCCTCAAGCCCTGTTCCTCCAATCGTTGTAGCAGGTTTTCCTCTGTCTTTGGAGAGGTACGCATTGTTTGTAACACCTTGTTCCTTATGGTTGGTATCAGTGGTTTGACAGCTTGTCTTGATTTCTGCATCCTGTTCTGCACAGCAGTATAGCCCACACCACGACCGATGTCCGATGCGTTGATGGGTGTGCTTACCTTGTCGCCCTTATCATCAGTCGGAACATAAACCAGTCCGTCATATTTCTTTCCCCGAAACTCCGTCTTTACTTCTTCTACGGCAAGGTTATATTTGCCCAAAATGGCGTTTAGTTCGCCCAATGAACAGAACTTATAATGTTTTAGCACCATGCGGAGGACACTTGCCATTTGCTCCTTGATATTTCCTCTAGTAGTGTCAATCTTAGGTGTTTCATTCATCACCTTGTCAGCGATCTTTGAGCTTGGGATAAGATTGTATTTCTTTTCCAAGGTATCAGTAATCTTCTTACTTCTCCGCTTTTCAAATTTATCGTTGATTTTCTTTCCACGACTGTCCACCCGAAGCGACACGATGTGTATATGCTCACGAGCGATGTCGCTGTGCTTGAACACGATATAGGGCTGCTTGCCATAGCCAAGTGCTTCCATATACTCTTTGGCAATCTGCGTGAGCGTTTCATCAGATAGTTTCTC
Encoded proteins:
- the mobC gene encoding conjugal transfer protein MobC, producing MAQEDDLRALGKVMDFMRGISVIFLLINCYWFCYEAFQEWHFTLGIINKILMNFQRTTGLFSSILWTKLFCVVFLALSCLGTKGVKEEKITWPKIWTVLFSGFVFFFLNWWLLALPIGKIGAASLYIFTLSIGYIFLLMGGVWMSRLLKNNLMDDVFNTENESFMQETRLMENEYSVNLPTRFYHKKKWNKGWINVVNPFRASMVLGTPGSGKSYAIVNNYIKQQIEKGFAMYIYDYKFPDLSEIAYNHLLNHLDAYKIKPQFYVINFDDPRKSHRCNPINPAFMTDISDAYESAYTIMLNLNRSWIQKQGDFFVESPIILLAAIIWFLKIYENGKFCTFPHAIEFLNRPYAQIFPILTSYDELANYLSPFMDAWEGGAQDQLQGQIASAKIPLSRMISPALYWVMTGDDFSLDINNPNEPKVLVVGNNPDRQNIYSAALGLYNSRIVKLINKKKQLKSSVIIDELPTIYFRGLDNLIATARSNKVAVCLGFQDFSQLTRDYGDKESKVIQNTVGNVFSGQVVGETAKTLSERFGKVLQQRQSMTINRSDKSTSISTQMDSLIPASKISNLTQGMFVGAVSDNFDERIDQKIFHAEIVVDSGKVSAEMKAYQPIPVIANFINEDGSDNLKETIEANYRKIKQEILTLVDSEIERIKNDPSLQHLIKE
- the mobB gene encoding conjugal transfer protein MobB; amino-acid sequence: MIAKISATENLGGALGYNFKKVEKEEASILLTQGLYQNKEERYTMAEVFADMQVLIPEKCRTKKMIFHCSLNPHPDEKLSDETLTQIAKEYMEALGYGKQPYIVFKHSDIAREHIHIVSLRVDSRGKKINDKFEKRRSKKITDTLEKKYNLIPSSKIADKVMNETPKIDTTRGNIKEQMASVLRMVLKHYKFCSLGELNAILGKYNLAVEEVKTEFRGKKYDGLVYVPTDDKGDKVSTPINASDIGRGVGYTAVQNRMQKSRQAVKPLIPTIRNKVLQTMRTSPKTEENLLQRLEEQGLRVVIRKNESGRIYGITFIDDKEGIALNGSRLGKGYAANVFNAYLSNPTHNPFLDVALYGSPSEHLEQTSTNESLHPNTEDGDNLVDELIEDMADGSFTPTGNDDWKEAAWQRKLRRQSKVKLRRRKH